The Halomonas sp. 'Soap Lake #6' genomic sequence ACTCACACACGACGCACTTCATCATTGGCACTGGCTGCCAGCGCTCTGGGGTTAACGCTTTCTGCCCCTAATGTATGGGCCAATGAGGCTGCCGAGCGTTTAACCGAACGGCTTGATCCGCTACAGAGTTACCACGCGACTTTTGAGCAAAAAATACTGGGTGGTAGCGGCGAGCGTCTGCAAAGTGCACGCGGTGAAATGTGGCTCTCTCGTCCTGGTATGCTGCGTTGGGAAGTCGAGGCACCGTATTCTCAAGTGGTGGTGTCAGATGGTAGCGATGTATACCTTTACGACCCTGATCTTGAACAGGTAACGATTCAAGCGATGGATAACCGTGTTTCCCACACGCCTGCGTTGCTGCTATCAGGCAGTGCTGCCGATTTGACCTCCAGCTATGACGTATTTTACGAGCAGGAAGATAGTGGCGATATTTTTACTCTAATACCCTCCTCGGCAGATACGCTGTTTGAAGAGTTAAGTATGGTATTTAATGGTCAAACGCTGACAGAACTGTGGATGATGGATAGTACAGGCCAGCGCACAGCTATCACGTTTAGCAATATTACCCGTAATGGCAACATTGACCGCAGCCTGTTTGACTTTGACATTCCTGAAGGCACTGACGTAATTCGTGAAAGCTTCTAAAGTCGATAGTTTTTAAGATCGATAGCTTTTAAGATCGATAGTTTTTAAGGTCGATAGCTTCTAAGACTATGAGCTTCTAAGACTATAAGCTTCCAAGACTAAGGGTTCCTAAGACTAAGAGTTTCAGCTACATTTTTTGACCGTTTCAGGCGCCCTAGGGCGCCTGATCTGCTTCTTGGTCGCGCTGCTCTCGCCACGCCATAATCTCCCCAAAGCGTTTTTCTTGCCCTATCGAGCTTGGTTCATAAAAGCGAGCAACGGGTATTTCCTCGGGCCAGCAATTATGGGTACTACCCGCAGGGTAGCCGTCAGGCTCGTTGTGGGCGTAGCGATAGCCCTGCCCATGACCTAATTGCTCCATTAGCTTGGTGGGCGCATTGCGTAAATAGCTGGGCACCTCTAGGGTTGGCTGCTGCTGAGTAAACTGCTTGGCGGCTTTCCAGGCGCGATCAATACGGTTGCTTTTCGGTGCTACTGCCAAGTGAATGGCGGCATGAGCAATTGCCCGCTGTCCTTCGTAATCACCTAAGCGTAAATACGCATCCCAGGCGGCTATGACTAAAGGTAAAGCACGTGGGTCTGCGTTACCTACATCTTCAGAGGCAATGGCGGTTAAGCGGCGCACGATATCCAGCGGGTCGCCGCCACCTTGTATAAAGCGTGCCATATACAGTAGTGCGGCATCGGGCCGCGATGAGCGAATCGATTTATGAATCGCCGAAAGCAGGTCGTAATAAGCGTCTCCCTGCTTATCAAAAGCGCTTGAGTGATGGCCTACTATGTCAGCTAGCATCACCTTGCTAAGCACCTCTCGGCCATTACGCTGCTCGGTAAAGTCACAGGCGGTTTCAAGTAACCCTAACGCCCGGCGTGCATCGCCTGCGCTGGCATGGGCCAATGTCTCTAATACCCCATCTTCAACGTCGATGAGGCGCTTACCTAGCCCTCGCTCCTCATCTCTCAGGGCGTGGCGCATAACGGCTATCAACTCATCTTGGGTAAGTGATTTCAGTACGTAAACTCGAGCGCGGGATAGCAGCGCAGAGTTAACCTCAAAGGAGGGGTTTTCGGTTGTTGCTCCAATCAAGGTTAGCAAGCCAGACTCAACGTGAGGTAGTAGTGCATCCTGCTGGCTCTTATTTAATCGATGAATTTCGTCTAAAAAAAGCAGCGTAGGGGCGGTGCTCTGTTGAGCACGCTCAACCACCAGACGAATCTCTTTTACGCCAGCCATGACGGCGCTTAAGTGCTCTAAGTGAGCGCTTGAAGCGCGCGCCAGAAGTTCCGCCAGCGTCGTTTTCCCCACCCCAGGCGGCCCCCATAGAATCATCGAACGCACTACACCAGACTCTGCCATTCGGCGTAGCGGTTTATCTGGCCCTACAAGCGCTTGCTGGCCTATGTAGTCGTTAAGGGTAAGCGGTCGCATACGGTAAGCGAGCGGCGAATCATCGGCTGGCGGCACGCCCTGACGGTCAAAAAGGTCCATGTAAACTTCCGTAGTAAATCGAGGCGTTGAACAACACGCTGTTAACAAGTGTCTGTGGTAAAGAGTGAACGGTGGGGCTACCTTTGGCATATCCTCTGAAAAGTCTATCGGAAAAGCCTGTTAAGGAAACCTAAGCTTGTGAGTGAAAAATAGGTGTTTTAAGAAAAAATAAGAAAATGAGTCCTGGTAATCGTGTCCCCTTGCGAATAATTGGTGAGAGGCGCATGGTTAATTATCAACTCAAGTGTAGTAGAAACGAGTTCATGATCGCATGCCTCGACTTCCTAGCAGTAGGGAGCAACAAATAGGCATGACACTCAAAAAGGAGACGGCACGATGTTAAACCAACTGCGTCTAGATCATGCCAATATGGCGCGTATGCTCCATGTGCTGCAGCTTAAACAGAAAACGTTGGTTCTAGGGGAACGTCCCAATTTTCAACTGATGCGTGAAGTAGTGGATTACATTTTGTCCTACATGGATGGCTTTGCTACACCTTTGGAGCGAATCTGCGTGGAACGGCTTCAGGCGCAAGCACCTGAGCACCTTCCGCTGATGGAGAAAATGGCCACTGATTATCGTGAGCTGAAGCCTCGCCTACAACGGCTTTCCAATGATATCGACATGATCCTGATGGATAATATTTTGCCGATGGATCGTTTTGCAGACGACTTGAGAGCTTATCTTGAGGCGCACCGTGCCTACCTGCGCCACGAGCGTGAGGGGCTTTTCCCTCTCATCGACAAACACTTTAGCCCGGAAGATATGGAAGAGCTGCGTGACGCACTGCCCGATGGCGCTGAGGAAGAGTTAGAGCGCCTTCAGCTCGCCTATCCTGAGCTTTACGCAGAATTGTGCGGTGCCGAGGTGCCATCTCTTTAAGGGGGTATCCATTCAGAGTGGAGGGTACCCATTCAGAGTAATGCGGGGCGTGTTAAACTAGCGCCCCGCTTTTTATTGATGGTCTGGAGAGTACTGGCGTGGCGAGAGCGTATGAAAGGTTAGGTAAATTGTAATGGCAGGGCCAGTACTGATTTTTGATTCTGGTATAGGCGGTCTTTCCGTCGCCAACTCTTTGCGCCAGCATTATCCCGAGATGGCAATGTGTTACGCCTGCGATAATGCTTGGCTGCCCTATGGGCGGCGAGATGATAACGCTTTGGCTAAGCGCATCGTAGAAGTTTGCCAAGCAGCGGTTAATGCATGCCAGGCCAGTGTTTTGGTCGTTGCCTGCAATACCGCCAGCACGCTGGCTCTTGCAGCGCTGCGGGAAACCTTGACGATCCCCGTGGTAGGCACGGTGCCGGCAATTAAACCAGCAGCGCTGGTGAGTAAGTCGCGTCACATTGGCCTCCTGGCTACCAGTGCTACCGTCAATCGGCCATATACCCAGGGGTTGATAGAGAGCTTTGCCGGTGACTGCTTGGTAACTAAGGTGGCGGCAGATGCACTGGTCACCGAGGCAGAAGCATGGCTTGCTGGTATGCCACTTAACACCAGTCGTATTGACCAAGCGTTGCAGCCTCTGTGGCATGCCATTCAGTCTACCCCTGGGCTGGATACAGTAGTGCTCGGCTGCACCCACTTTCCACTCTTAAAGCACTTGCTGGTGAGGCTCGCTCCATCGCCACTGGAGTGGGTAGATTCTGGTGATGCCATTGCTCGGCGAGTAGGGGAAGTGGCGAAAACGCTTGCCTACAGCAGGGCCGATAGCCGCTGCTTTACCACTGCTGCGGCGGATGAACAGGTTGAAGGGTTTGCTCGCTATGGCTTCCAAGCTCCGCAGCGTTTAACGCTTGTTCAGTGACCAATAACCCACGCCGCCAGTCTGCCTAGTTATTATTAATAACTGTTGTTGCTAACTACTGCTACTACCTATGTTAAAGAGGAGCCACCTTGGCGATTCCCACTGTCGATCCAGAACGCTATGCTGAGCAGTTAGCTGAAAAGCGTGCCTATGTTGAGAGCACTTTTGCCCCTTTCATGCCGCCTGCGCTTGAAGTGTACCCTTCGCCACCAAGCCACTATCGCCAGCGCTGCGAGTTTCGTATTTGGCATGAAAATGACGACCTGTTCTATGCCATGTTCGA encodes the following:
- the murI gene encoding glutamate racemase, yielding MAGPVLIFDSGIGGLSVANSLRQHYPEMAMCYACDNAWLPYGRRDDNALAKRIVEVCQAAVNACQASVLVVACNTASTLALAALRETLTIPVVGTVPAIKPAALVSKSRHIGLLATSATVNRPYTQGLIESFAGDCLVTKVAADALVTEAEAWLAGMPLNTSRIDQALQPLWHAIQSTPGLDTVVLGCTHFPLLKHLLVRLAPSPLEWVDSGDAIARRVGEVAKTLAYSRADSRCFTTAAADEQVEGFARYGFQAPQRLTLVQ
- a CDS encoding replication-associated recombination protein A encodes the protein MDLFDRQGVPPADDSPLAYRMRPLTLNDYIGQQALVGPDKPLRRMAESGVVRSMILWGPPGVGKTTLAELLARASSAHLEHLSAVMAGVKEIRLVVERAQQSTAPTLLFLDEIHRLNKSQQDALLPHVESGLLTLIGATTENPSFEVNSALLSRARVYVLKSLTQDELIAVMRHALRDEERGLGKRLIDVEDGVLETLAHASAGDARRALGLLETACDFTEQRNGREVLSKVMLADIVGHHSSAFDKQGDAYYDLLSAIHKSIRSSRPDAALLYMARFIQGGGDPLDIVRRLTAIASEDVGNADPRALPLVIAAWDAYLRLGDYEGQRAIAHAAIHLAVAPKSNRIDRAWKAAKQFTQQQPTLEVPSYLRNAPTKLMEQLGHGQGYRYAHNEPDGYPAGSTHNCWPEEIPVARFYEPSSIGQEKRFGEIMAWREQRDQEADQAP
- the lolA gene encoding outer membrane lipoprotein chaperone LolA; translated protein: MRHTHTRRTSSLALAASALGLTLSAPNVWANEAAERLTERLDPLQSYHATFEQKILGGSGERLQSARGEMWLSRPGMLRWEVEAPYSQVVVSDGSDVYLYDPDLEQVTIQAMDNRVSHTPALLLSGSAADLTSSYDVFYEQEDSGDIFTLIPSSADTLFEELSMVFNGQTLTELWMMDSTGQRTAITFSNITRNGNIDRSLFDFDIPEGTDVIRESF
- a CDS encoding hemerythrin domain-containing protein, translated to MLNQLRLDHANMARMLHVLQLKQKTLVLGERPNFQLMREVVDYILSYMDGFATPLERICVERLQAQAPEHLPLMEKMATDYRELKPRLQRLSNDIDMILMDNILPMDRFADDLRAYLEAHRAYLRHEREGLFPLIDKHFSPEDMEELRDALPDGAEEELERLQLAYPELYAELCGAEVPSL